The DNA sequence TAGCTTCACTTCTTAGTgctttctttaaatatttgagGTCACTTAAATAACTTTTGAATATGCAGACCAACATATCAGTTCCCCCACCCTTTGGTACGTGTTCCTCAAAGTGCTGGTTATTGGGTATGTCCTTTGCTGACACAATAGATACtctgattttgataattttataaatagtttatggCTGGACTGCCTCACGACCAACATACATGTTTCAATGTTTGCTTGCCATCTCCAGCTGTCCTATATAATTGTAGATCTGCTGATATGGTGGGGAATGCGAAGAATTATCAATAACTTCAGGAAATCGACGTTGAAGCTTGCTCCTATTGCATACTTCAGTATGTACCGTGGATCAATATCTCATTTACCGACTAGCTATATGTGGAGTCCTCACGTTGTTCCAAAACCAAATGGTATGCACTAGGATTACAATATTATCTGATGGCCTCGTCATACTTTTTTTTGAATGAGCAATCATTTTAAGTCATTGAAGGAGCAAATAGATAGCTGTTTCTAGAGAACTGAAAACACATTAACTGTTGACTTGGATTGTGAATCTATATTATGAAGCtatcttttgaaatttaattactgaatgagttttattatataatatatgaatttataaaggACGACCTTTGTAATTGCTTGGGTTCAAATCatatttcaatcaatttttGTCCAAGTTTAAGCATTAAAGAGACTTCACATGTATCAAGGATAAACTATAAAGTACAGTATGcattttatgttaataatactattatttgTAAATGTTAGAGATAAAAATCATTGATGGGCCTCCTCTTAACATCTTTAGTCTTTTGAAGAAATTATTCTTGGCAGTAATTACTAGAGCCACCTTAGATGATTGGTAGACATTTTTTGGTCGGAGTCCCAAATTTGTTCCTTGTAGCACTAATAACATTTTACAAATGTGCAGACTGGGGCCCTCTAGTTGACGTTGTTGGCTATTGTTTCTTGAGCCTTGCATCAAAGTATCAACCTCGGGAAGATTTTGTCCAATGGATTAAAAAAGGGCCACCTCCTTTGTATTTTGGGTTTGGGAGCATGGTATGGTATTTCACTTGAACTATAAGTCAGTATTTTCATGAATTATCTCTAATAAtgaactttattttcaaaaaatagcGTAAATTGCCAATTTAATTGTACCTTGATGTCTATTCCCTGAATTTAACAAAATCTCAGATAAGCTTTTAACATACTTTAGAATATCATTTAAGTTTCTAAAGTCAACtctttttttctccattttGGCTCCTAAACATATGTTAATATTATCACTTAGGTCCCTGGACTGGAgaccaaaaatgaaaaagaaaacagattAATTTTAGGGACTTAAGTGAAAGCTGATAAAGTTTCAAAGATAgattagaattatttttagtttgctGGACTAATATGACAGAGAGAAACAATTtcaaggactaaattggtcgtTTATTCTTGGCTTTTCTGTTTGAATAGATGGGGGTGTAGAAATGAATGGAAAGTTGAGTGAGAAAATTGTATgagatgtgaagaaagtgaGGGATTTCTGGGGATGGTtattaaattactaatttaCCTTTTTGTTCAGCATttggttttttaaaataattctatttatatagtttttctttattttttacaattattggcaattaataaatattgtttttaagaaataatttttttttacctaaaaaattagttgttaaaaaaccattttctcgttaaaaaaattagttgagaagcaaaaaataaattatttcttaaaaataatatttattaattgccaataattgtaaaaaataaagaaaaactatataaatagaattattttaaaaaaccaaATGTTGAACTAAAAGGtaaattagtaatttaataACCATCCCCAGAAATCCTtcactttcttcacatctcATACAATTTTCTCACTCAACTTTCTGTATAAACCATCTCATATCACCTATATCAAACACAATTCTCACAAATCAACTCTATAAAATCCTTCTAAATACACCCTAACCAAATAATGGCATTATTCATTGGAGGATGAAAACTTTTCTTCAGGTAAATGAAACGTGATGTTTCATGCAAGGATTTTTAGGTTATTTTTCCTTCCAAGCGTGACACATTTGATGCTTGAGAATGGTGCAATCTATTTTTGTATATCACCTTTGGATTGTGTCTTTGCCTTGATTATTCATTAGATAATCTGTTCTCAATCACACATTGGGCAGAATCATAAAGAGTACTCAAGATCCTCGATATTCATATTCAATGGAGCACTATTCCCAATGTCTCGTATAAAAGAGCACTATTCCTTGAGCTTATAAAATTAATCCATTTGGTGTCTACAGAAAATGAGTACTTATTATTATGATTCTGACCTTTCTGACTATTAGATCCACATATGTGACTCTGGTCAAGataatttcctttaattattttcttgaccATCCATAATTTGGGTACACTTTGATTGTACATGTCCTATAAAGAAGCGTTATAGTTATCATAGAACCAGTGCAAATGTATAATTGGCATATTTTCATCAATAACTTTCAGCAATACTCATAACTTCGTAAGCTCATGAACTTGACATTTTATACGTTGATGACACTAAGCAAAATTTTGAAATCCTCTAAAAaagtttgattttctttttcagccTCTTGAAGATCCTAAAGGAACAACAGATGTTATATTGGAGGCACTAAGAGATACGGAACAACGGGGAATTATTGACCGGGGTTGGGGCAATCTAGGGAATTGTAAGTATTTcattccatttttgttttgcaCTTAGtcggtatttttttttcaaaatacttACTCCATTTGTGGAAATTTTTGTCCGCAAGTGTATCTAAGACTAAGACCTGCCTCAAAATTTTccttaatattaattttttgtccATTAATCACTTGATTCAGTGAGAACTTTCTGTTGAATTGTTTGCTGTTCGTTGGCCTTAACTTCGAAGAATGGATGCCTTTTCTCGTGACATGTTTTGTGATATGCTTtgagaaaattatatattttctttcacttaattttaggttaaattagtTCTATTTGCATTTTGTTGTCCATTATGCAGTGACTGAACTTTCTGACGACGTTTTCCTTCTGGAGGAATGCCCTCACGATTGGCTCTTTCCTCAATGTTCTGCTGTGGTGAGTTCGAATTCTTAATTTcacaatataaattttttgcTGCGATAAGTTCgtcaaagaaaaaaactaagaGAAAGAGGGGATAGGGAAAGGGGTTGGTGGAGAATATTTTGGCATGCTATTAACTGGAATATATTTTGGCACAAATTTGCAGGTGCATCATGGTGGAGCGGGAACCACCGCTACAGGATTAAAAGCGGGGGTAATTAATGTTCATTAGTATCttagatatttttcttttacataatCGAATGATTCGTTTGAATTTCATAGAATTTAATGACAACATAATTCTGGTGCTAAAGAACAGTTTTtgcttctatttttttgttttaatttgaatacTATACTTGCAGTGTCCAACAACCATAGTTCCATTCTTCGGAGATCAATTCTTTTGGGGAGAGAGAATATATCAGAAAGAATTGGGACCCGCTCCAATTCCAATATCTCAGCTCAACGTTGAGAATTTATCAAATGCCATTAGATTCATGCTCCAGCCAGAGGTGAAATTAAATTCTATTCATCCCTCTTTTTGTTTCCTCCAACATActtaataaacataatataatactGGTGCCATTGgtttaactaataataatattgatagtTAGTGGATAATAAATGTTCAGGTGAAGTCTCGGGCAATGGAAATTTCTAGGTTGATTGAGAATGAAGATGGTGTTGCTGCTGCGGTTGATGCATTCCATCGCCATCTGCCCGATGAGTTGCCGCtgccatctccatctccatctCCGGTGGAGGATGAAAACTTGAATCCTTTACAGTGGTTTTTTCTCCAACTTGGAAGATTTTGTTGTGCTCCTTGTGGTGGTGTGTAGCTTTTGTGCAttgattgttttttcattttcaaaattcattataGAATTACATTTTGTAGGCTTCATAGCGTTTTGCTTTAGTATTCCATTCATTTTGTAAAGTCTCTACTCTGAGGGCGTGCTAACAGTTAGTATTCATGTATGATGTATATTTGATTTGATATCCTCCCCCAGGTATAGGTTCGGTCATTAGTGATAGATACgggtaaaaaaataattcatgtaGCGATTGGTCCAAATGCTTCTGTATGTTTCCAAATTtcatagttgataataatatgatgcagggattttgtgttttgctTTCTGTTGTATAGATGTTCTCATCACTGATCCAAATATCAGGGTAATGACAAAAGATAAAGTGCATTATGGTAGGATAATTTGCCCAGCCATCAATTATAGTAACTACTACAATCTCATTCTGAAAATATTCTAAGCCTGTCACTGAACCTGTTTCTTTCTCCAATTGGCATCGTTGCTTGAACTTTTAGGATTTGACTAGTTAGTTGTTATAATGCTGAccatctttttctcattttcaaccGATGAAACGGTGGTGGCTTATGGAATCTTTgatacttaaattaaattagtttccATGATCTAATTTTTTCTTGTCTGTATGAGTTGCACTCTAGTTTCTTACTCTCCTTACAcgttatttttgtaattaacaaaatatttatcttcCAATTACTTTAATCTACTTATTTTTTCTATGTGCCTGACTTGCTTAATTATCTATTTCTTTCAATTTATCCTcttttatatcaaatatttgaCTTGTTCATTGTAAATCtgaaatataatttagatattgaaagattttatgatatatttatatattaaaaatatttgtttttattattttgaattaaatttaatttaaattttttatcatgcGGTAAGTAAACTAAAACACTTGTAAGGTCCATGAAAATCCACCTTACTTTTCTGCGCTAAAGCTTTAAGGGCTGCCCTTGAGCTATTGGGccttagggctggcccaaaagtTAAAGCCACCTGAGTCTGACCTAGTTCCCCACTTTTCAGATTTCTCCTACCTTGGTGCTTAGAGCTGCAGCCGCACTCTCTCCGTTAGGGTTCCATCGTGTTGACAGTCCACCTTCCGTTTGGCCGTTCTTAGCTCACGTAAGTGCTCTCGGACTCGTAGTTTCCTTTCCTTGGTCTGTTTTTCGTAAGTTGTTGTTAGGGTTCCGAACTGACCCATTCTCACGCTGCTCTCTAGCTTCGAGTCCATTCCTAGAAGCTGTTCGTCCCCCACAGTTTGGGGTGTCGAGGTTTTCGGCTAGCTtgtccaggtacgggaagctagacTCTCTTCGTGTGGTGTGTTTTGTCTTGTATCGTTGTGATTTGTGGTTTGCTTGAGTTTGTGTACTGCTATGGGTGTATGAACTGCTTGGGAATCTTTATTGGGTGTGGGAATGCGTTGTGCAGGTGCAAACAGTGGCAAACAGTGATAgtttcgcccaggcgagcttgactcgcccaggcgagatgtgCAGGGGCTCGCCCAGGTCTTCCTGCGCgagtggtcgcccaggcgaccagagtgtgttttgagcgagcaggcaactcgcccaggcgagaggggtctcgcctaagcgagatcccgcgttgcccATGCCCCTGATCTtgtgccctcgcctaggcggagggggaactcgcctgagcgagacccctcagcctgagcaaGGCGCTGGGCGAGGCAGTGCTGTGTTTTGGATGTTTGTTGTTCCTAAATGATCTGTCTTGGTTGAGTATGATGGTATGATGagtgatatgtatataatggagcatgaGGTATGTTttgcatgattcatgaattgcgtatgacgggttgggtatgttattggcatgtgaaatggATGAGAggtttggaactaaaggaacacgttaatgatatgagatgaggccttaaattcatggggtggtgatgatcagaagTATGTATTCGAAATATGATGTGTATGAGGAGTTAAATTCAGGGGTTGGTATGGAAATGTAAATATGACTTTATGTTCTTTTATTCTTGAgctatgaatgttggtccgtgtcagcgtataaattccttggggtctctaggtgaggccTCCgaggtcgcgcttcagtggtcgggacgtaatcccatggctcctgttagtgggtgtccatggtggtgccccatctgtataactaggtaaggattcaaggtaaggttgcatcctgacactctgaggagccagttaatctcacctagagcggactgactcctgtggtgaagTAGCAGGAGACCTGAAatccattaagggctaaccttgtggtgagggaaatttgattcatcgtaacacttgtaacacatagctcggagatgagcagctcagggtcgagcaggggtatccaccacaagtgcaagcatccgctgaatccgactaagttatacgtatccggatgagtcgagtcgagtcgtagtgtattgaatgaagagtcatgacaTGCTTGGTTGCTATATGGATATGGGATGATGATAAtgtatttgactgtatgatgaatatgtgttggctctaacttacccgtttcgttgcatggttgtgttgtatgtggtcgtttttccttgcgatgatcatcgacttggttgatgggagcagatagGCGAGGTCCTCGTGgccaacaagggaatggtgattccgctgcttagccatctgggctggagttatctttatgttttctttagggctatggcccatgtatctcttTATGTATTTCTACTCTACACTCTATGTGGTTTTCGTATTCAGTTttcctttggcatcgtggtATGCCCG is a window from the Vigna unguiculata cultivar IT97K-499-35 chromosome 7, ASM411807v1, whole genome shotgun sequence genome containing:
- the LOC114191623 gene encoding sterol 3-beta-glucosyltransferase UGT80B1-like isoform X2; translation: MMGSNEIECLTQEVSDGVLDGRQKNDHKKMEIIKSQGEDEKFGGTSSEDDESVQVSPSSRRGLEHCITAPVGAERNPLIVDEEFMISRSMTENRGFPKRDTILDRLSERAKQLITNLVKIQNDGTVEVDLERSASVASELLELQSFEESTVSGGLGSESKKTVPRLQIVILVVGTRGDVQPFLAIAKRLQEYGHHVRLATHANFKTFVKSAGVDFYPLGGDPRVLAGYMARNKGLIPSGPAEISVQRKQLKAIIDSIPLACTAPDMETGVSFRAQSIIANPPAYGHVHVAEALGVPLHIFFTMPWTPTYQFPHPLVRVPQSAGYWLSYIIVDLLIWWGMRRIINNFRKSTLKLAPIAYFSMYRGSISHLPTSYMWSPHVVPKPNDWGPLVDVVGYCFLSLASKYQPREDFVQWIKKGPPPLYFGFGSMPLEDPKGTTDVILEALRDTEQRGIIDRGWGNLGNLTELSDDVFLLEECPHDWLFPQCSAVVHHGGAGTTATGLKAGCPTTIVPFFGDQFFWGERIYQKELGPAPIPISQLNVENLSNAIRFMLQPEVKSRAMEISRLIENEDGVAAAVDAFHRHLPDELPLPSPSPSPVEDENLNPLQWFFLQLGRFCCAPCGGV
- the LOC114191623 gene encoding sterol 3-beta-glucosyltransferase UGT80B1-like isoform X1 codes for the protein MMGSNEIECLTQEVSDGVLDGRQKNDHKKMEIIKSQGEDEKFGGTSSEDDESVQVSPSSRRGLEHCITAPVGAERNPLIVDEEFMISRSMTENRGFPKRDTILDRLSERAKQLITNLVKIQNDGTVEVDLERSASVASELLELQSFEESTVSGGLGSESKKTVPRLQIVILVVGTRGDVQPFLAIAKRLQEYGHHVRLATHANFKTFVKSAGVDFYPLGGDPRVLAGYMARNKGLIPSGPAEISVQRKQLKAIIDSIPLACTAPDMETGVSFRAQSIIANPPAYGHVHVAEALGVPLHIFFTMPWTPTYQFPHPLVRVPQSAGYWLSYIIVDLLIWWGMRRIINNFRKSTLKLAPIAYFSMYRGSISHLPTSYMWSPHVVPKPNDWGPLVDVVGYCFLSLASKYQPREDFVQWIKKGPPPLYFGFGSMPLEDPKGTTDVILEALRDTEQRGIIDRGWGNLGNLTELSDDVFLLEECPHDWLFPQCSAVVHHGGAGTTATGLKAGCPTTIVPFFGDQFFWGERIYQKELGPAPIPISQLNVENLSNAIRFMLQPEVKSRAMEISRLIENEDGVAAAVDAFHRHLPDELPLPSPSPSPVEDENLNPLQWFFLQLGRFCCAPCGDFSYLGA